The genomic stretch TCGCTGGCGGTGGACGATCTCGGCATCTACTACGACGCCACTCAGCCCTCCCGTCTGGAAACATTGATCGGCACCCCGCACCTGCCGCACGAACTCGAGCGTGTTGTCGCCTTGACAGCGGCATGGCGGGACCTGCGTCTGTCCAAATACAACCACGCCCGCGAGGCGTTGCCTCCGGTCCAGGGCCCGTACATCCTGGCCGTCGACCAAACCTACGGCGATGCCTCCATCCGTTACGGCTTGGCCGACACGCGCAGCTTCCACCGCATGCTCGAGGCAGCACTCGACGAGCACCCGCGCCTGCCGGTGATCTTGAAGGTGCATCCCGACGTCATCGCCGGTCGCAAGCGAGGCCACTTCAATGGCGGCCTGACGCGCGGTCAAGCGTCACGCGTCGCCCTTGTCGCCGCCAACGTCCATCCGCCGTCGCTGATCGAACCCGCCCATGCGATCTACACCGTGACCTCACAAATGGGCTTCGAGGGGCTGTTGTGGGGTAAGCCGGTTCGCACCTTTGGCATGCCCTTCTATGCCGGCTGGGGTCTCACGCAGGACGAACTGCCGCCTCCGGAGCGACGGCGTGTGGCCGACCGTGTCACCCTCGAAGATTTGGTGCACGCGGCCTTGGTCGAGTACCCCCGCTACGTGGACCCCGAGACCCGGCAACGCTGCGAGCCGGAACGGTTGATGCAGTGGATGGGTCTGCAGCGGCGCCTGCGCGAGCGCTTCGCGCCCCACGTGCACGCCGTCGGCTTCTCGCGTTGGAAAATGCCGATCGTGCAGAGCTTCTTTGCCGGAAGCGAGGTGCAGTTTGTGCGGAGGCCCGACCAGGTGCCGGACGGCGCGACGGTGGCTGTCTGGGGACGGCGGGCGCTGGGAACATCAACGGGCAGCGACGGTACCGCGCCCGCGCAGACCGGCACCGGTGCTGTCGGCAGCAGCTTGGCCGGCACAATCCCCAACTCCCCCTCCACCGCTGTCGTTCGCCTCGAAGACGGCTTCCTGCGCTCGGTCGGCCTCGGCGCCGACCTGATACGACCCCTCTCGTGGGTGATGGATCGCACGGGCGTCTACTACGACGCCACGCGGCCCTCGGATCTTGAAACCTTGCTCCAGACCGCTGTTTTCGACGTTTCGCTGGTGCAGCGTGCGCAGGCGCTACGTCAGCGTATCGTGGCTGGCGGTTTGACCAAATACAACGTCGGCACGGGCGGCTGGTCGCGCCCGGTTGGCACGCAGCGGGTTGTGCTGGTGCCGGGCCAGGTCGAGACAGACGCCTCCATCGCCTGGGGCGCGCCCGGCATCCGCACCAATGTCGATCTGCTACAGGCGGCCCGCCAGGCGGCCCCGGACGCCTACCTGGTTTACAAGCCGCACCCCGACGTCGTCGCCAAATTGCGCCGCCGAGGCCGCGGCGAATCCTTGGCCCGCCGCTACTGCGACGAACTGGTCGTCGACACGCCTATGCACACGCTGCTCCACGCCGTCGACGAACTGCACGTGCTGACGTCGCTGGCCGGTTTCGAGGCGCTGATGCGCGGCAAGACAGTCACCTGCCACGGCCGGCCCTTTTACGCAGGTTGGGGGCTTACCAACGACCGGCAGCCGCTGCCGCGTCGCACCCGCCCGTTGTCGCTCGACGAACTCGTCGCAGGCGTTCTAATCCTCTACCCTACTTACGTCAGCCGCACCACCGGCGCCTTCACAACGCCGGAACGTGC from Caldimonas brevitalea encodes the following:
- a CDS encoding capsular polysaccharide biosynthesis protein, which produces MGSVNSAHGCVCVPGTSIGIWRQTQHLAQLLGHPVSVVRPGGRPPRHAVAWAGWGLRLSGRRALNAARRGGLPCWRLEDGFLRSVGLGTEQPGFSLAVDDLGIYYDATQPSRLETLIGTPHLPHELERVVALTAAWRDLRLSKYNHAREALPPVQGPYILAVDQTYGDASIRYGLADTRSFHRMLEAALDEHPRLPVILKVHPDVIAGRKRGHFNGGLTRGQASRVALVAANVHPPSLIEPAHAIYTVTSQMGFEGLLWGKPVRTFGMPFYAGWGLTQDELPPPERRRVADRVTLEDLVHAALVEYPRYVDPETRQRCEPERLMQWMGLQRRLRERFAPHVHAVGFSRWKMPIVQSFFAGSEVQFVRRPDQVPDGATVAVWGRRALGTSTGSDGTAPAQTGTGAVGSSLAGTIPNSPSTAVVRLEDGFLRSVGLGADLIRPLSWVMDRTGVYYDATRPSDLETLLQTAVFDVSLVQRAQALRQRIVAGGLTKYNVGTGGWSRPVGTQRVVLVPGQVETDASIAWGAPGIRTNVDLLQAARQAAPDAYLVYKPHPDVVAKLRRRGRGESLARRYCDELVVDTPMHTLLHAVDELHVLTSLAGFEALMRGKTVTCHGRPFYAGWGLTNDRQPLPRRTRPLSLDELVAGVLILYPTYVSRTTGAFTTPERALDELLAWKAQGPPDLPMWRQLLRWVLSWRQR